In Lentimicrobiaceae bacterium, one genomic interval encodes:
- a CDS encoding trimeric intracellular cation channel family protein has product MFELIFGISLLDYIRENFVVLLDHAGTFAFALSGIRLASEKKFDWFGAYVVGLVTAIGGGTTRDLLLQVTPFWMLNSSYLIVTAVALLSFIFLKNLIFRLNKTLFLFDAIGLGLFTVVGIEKTLAVGYPFWVAIIMGMITGSVGGLIRDVLINEVPLILRRDIYASACIIGGLVFMLCYKLGVASALTSTITALTVILIRLVVVWLKIQLPTVKHHFPDE; this is encoded by the coding sequence ATGTTTGAATTAATATTTGGCATATCGCTACTAGATTATATCAGAGAAAACTTTGTCGTATTGCTAGACCACGCAGGTACATTTGCATTTGCATTAAGCGGAATACGATTAGCTTCCGAAAAAAAATTCGATTGGTTTGGTGCTTATGTAGTCGGATTAGTTACTGCAATTGGTGGTGGTACAACTCGCGACTTGTTGCTGCAAGTAACCCCATTTTGGATGTTAAACAGTTCGTACTTGATAGTTACGGCTGTGGCTTTGCTATCATTTATTTTTCTCAAAAATCTTATTTTCAGACTTAACAAAACCTTATTTTTATTCGACGCCATTGGTCTTGGCTTATTTACGGTGGTAGGAATTGAAAAAACCTTAGCTGTCGGTTATCCGTTTTGGGTTGCCATAATTATGGGTATGATTACCGGCTCGGTTGGTGGATTAATCAGAGATGTTTTAATTAATGAAGTGCCGCTTATCTTGCGTCGCGATATATACGCATCAGCCTGTATCATTGGCGGTCTTGTGTTTATGTTATGCTACAAGTTAGGGGTCGCCAGTGCATTAACAAGCACTATTACGGCATTAACCGTAATACTTATCAGACTTGTTGTTGTTTGGCTTAAAATTCAATTGCCGACAGTAAAACATCATTTTCCCGACGAATAA
- a CDS encoding 23S rRNA (pseudouridine(1915)-N(3))-methyltransferase RlmH has translation MQITFILVGKTTEPFIINGFDMYCNRISNYIQNSCIVIPDVKKSKSTDVNLIKQKEANEILKKIPPQSYVVLLSERGKGYTSIEFSKFIAHKMQISVKNLVFIVGGAYGVDKTVEDRADAIISFSKMTYTHQFIRLMLSEQIYRAFTIINNEPYHNE, from the coding sequence ATGCAAATTACATTCATATTAGTCGGTAAAACCACCGAACCATTTATAATCAATGGGTTTGATATGTATTGCAACAGAATTTCAAACTATATTCAAAATTCCTGTATCGTCATACCTGACGTAAAAAAAAGCAAAAGCACAGATGTAAACCTTATAAAGCAAAAAGAAGCCAACGAGATACTCAAAAAAATACCGCCACAGTCGTACGTGGTTTTGCTTTCCGAACGAGGCAAAGGATATACTTCTATTGAGTTTTCAAAATTTATTGCACACAAGATGCAAATTAGCGTTAAGAACTTGGTATTTATCGTTGGCGGAGCCTATGGAGTTGACAAAACCGTTGAAGATAGAGCTGATGCAATAATATCTTTTTCCAAAATGACTTACACGCATCAGTTCATCAGGCTTATGCTGTCGGAGCAGATATACAGAGCCTTTACCATTATAAATAATGAACCTTACCATAATGAATGA
- a CDS encoding non-canonical purine NTP diphosphatase codes for MNLTIMNDIKKLVFSTHNKNKHAELQAILPDYKILNLYDLGCDTEIQESGTTLEENAFIKAEFVYKKYAIDCIADDTGLEVDFLNGAPGVHSARYAGDSCDAKANVQKLLHNMQDADNRSARFKTVIVLFLDGKPYYFNGIIEGTIIREPRGNNGFGYDPVFVPKGYDKTFAQMDAKEKNTISHRALAVKHLVEFLQKL; via the coding sequence ATGAACCTTACCATAATGAATGATATTAAAAAATTAGTGTTTTCAACTCACAACAAGAACAAACACGCAGAGTTACAGGCAATTTTGCCTGACTATAAAATTTTAAATCTCTACGATTTGGGCTGCGATACCGAAATTCAGGAATCGGGGACAACATTGGAGGAAAACGCATTTATAAAAGCGGAATTTGTTTACAAAAAATATGCAATCGACTGTATAGCCGATGATACAGGTTTGGAAGTCGATTTTTTGAACGGAGCACCCGGCGTACATTCTGCTCGTTATGCCGGCGATAGCTGCGATGCCAAAGCTAATGTTCAAAAGCTTTTGCATAATATGCAAGATGCTGATAACCGTTCGGCGAGATTTAAAACGGTGATAGTCTTGTTTTTAGACGGAAAACCTTATTATTTCAACGGAATTATTGAAGGAACAATTATAAGAGAGCCACGCGGTAACAACGGCTTTGGCTACGACCCTGTTTTTGTTCCTAAGGGCTACGACAAAACATTTGCTCAAATGGATGCAAAAGAAAAAAACACTATAAGCCATAGAGCTCTAGCCGTTAAGCACTTAGTCGAGTTTTTGCAAAAATTATAA
- a CDS encoding glycoside hydrolase family 3 N-terminal domain-containing protein encodes MMSANFNIKLVFCSIILFLFFGHTSTYSQKVVAPILQGEQAWVDSVYNTLNLKQKIGQLMMLRTSSGISQKEVAALKEKISENSVGGVCFFKGHPQQQYELTQVLKKSSSLPLMVAMDAEWGASMRLNSLISFPKQMSVGAVEDSTAVAEWSRAIAQQLNVLGVNVSFSPVVDLNSNPQNPVINVRAFGENKHRVTKQAEIMTKILQENGIMSVAKHFPGHGDTETDSHYELPVVNHDLNTILNDDIYPYKPLIDNGIKGVMISHIYLPAIDEKPVPATLSEAIVTDILKEKLGFKGIIFTDGLEMKAVTDYVEPGKLEFMAIKAGNDVLLLPVDVKLAVRTIEKAVKSGELPMSRVEESCKKVLSFKYHLLINETTYKLGKNVVNTLNANHFADVNELIYSQSISLIKNSDDIVPVQNADTSRIYTISFSRDSFSGFSSNIPRNLKSKHITVKPSEINSNKKKILDKISDADVVIINVEGSQFSVKNNYGISSELVNFVEQIAGKHNTVLTVLGLPYAVSAFNKTDLFKAIIVTYENNVHVRSELANLIFGEKVFKGVLPVSINDDFPEGTGIKTVLRKKSDNIIKFNKVKNNIENIIYNGISEKAFPGCQLCVVKDGEMLINKSYGTTDYVNNIKVDNNHLYDIASITKIMATTLAMMKLYDQGAYKLNDKLSSKLDFLKDTNLEDITFKQILSHNSGLPAWINFSYLVLIDGKIDTTVVKTRYSEEFPVKVAENMFVSKNIKQMIFDSILNSELKKKEYLYSDLGMILLKEFIELKTNQPFEEYMAENFYEPLELKHTTFLPSQTRKKSEIVPTENDTIMRKQVICGTVHDPTAALLGGVSGHAGLFSNASDVAVVMQMLLQDGEYNGVQFINPITVKQFTTRYYKKNRRGLGFDMRQIPAKSAGPASEFASIDSFGHTGFTGTITWADPENNLLVVFLSNRVNPYPSPNKLVSMGIRSKIQDELYKAFK; translated from the coding sequence ATGATGTCAGCTAATTTCAATATAAAACTCGTTTTTTGTTCGATAATATTATTCCTATTTTTCGGACACACAAGTACTTATTCGCAAAAAGTCGTAGCTCCTATACTTCAAGGCGAACAAGCGTGGGTCGATTCGGTTTACAACACACTAAACTTAAAACAAAAAATAGGTCAGTTGATGATGCTTAGGACAAGTTCCGGCATATCGCAAAAGGAAGTAGCTGCATTGAAAGAAAAAATCAGTGAAAATTCGGTTGGAGGAGTTTGTTTTTTCAAAGGACATCCGCAGCAGCAGTACGAGCTGACTCAGGTTCTGAAAAAATCATCATCATTGCCATTAATGGTAGCAATGGATGCAGAGTGGGGAGCATCAATGAGGTTGAATAGTTTGATTTCGTTCCCTAAACAAATGAGCGTAGGAGCCGTTGAAGACAGCACAGCAGTCGCAGAGTGGAGTAGGGCGATAGCACAGCAATTAAACGTATTGGGCGTTAATGTGAGTTTTTCGCCGGTGGTCGATTTAAACAGCAATCCGCAAAATCCTGTTATTAACGTCAGAGCCTTTGGCGAAAACAAGCACAGAGTAACCAAGCAAGCAGAAATAATGACAAAAATTTTGCAGGAAAACGGCATTATGAGTGTAGCAAAGCATTTCCCTGGTCATGGCGATACCGAAACCGATTCGCATTACGAATTACCTGTCGTAAACCACGATTTGAACACAATTCTAAACGATGATATTTATCCTTATAAACCGCTTATAGACAACGGAATTAAAGGCGTTATGATTTCGCATATTTACCTGCCTGCCATTGACGAAAAACCTGTACCTGCAACCTTGTCGGAGGCAATTGTTACCGACATTCTGAAAGAAAAACTAGGTTTTAAAGGAATTATTTTTACCGACGGATTGGAAATGAAAGCCGTTACCGATTACGTTGAACCCGGAAAGTTAGAATTTATGGCTATTAAAGCCGGCAATGATGTTTTGCTTTTACCTGTTGATGTCAAATTGGCTGTTAGAACCATTGAAAAGGCAGTCAAATCAGGCGAGTTGCCTATGTCGCGAGTAGAAGAAAGTTGTAAAAAAGTGCTTAGCTTTAAGTATCATTTGCTTATAAATGAAACAACTTACAAATTGGGCAAAAATGTCGTTAATACCCTTAATGCCAATCATTTTGCCGATGTTAACGAGCTGATATATTCTCAATCTATAAGTCTAATTAAAAATTCAGATGATATTGTTCCCGTGCAAAACGCAGACACATCTAGGATATATACAATTTCTTTTAGCAGGGACAGTTTTTCAGGATTTTCGTCGAATATACCGAGAAATCTCAAATCCAAGCATATTACAGTTAAGCCTTCTGAAATAAATAGCAACAAAAAGAAAATATTAGACAAAATATCCGATGCCGATGTTGTTATTATCAATGTTGAGGGAAGCCAGTTTAGCGTGAAAAACAATTACGGCATATCTTCCGAACTTGTAAATTTTGTTGAGCAAATTGCAGGCAAACACAATACTGTGCTGACTGTCTTGGGCTTGCCTTACGCTGTTAGTGCGTTTAACAAAACCGATTTGTTTAAAGCAATTATAGTTACATACGAAAACAATGTACACGTCCGTTCGGAATTGGCAAATCTGATTTTTGGCGAAAAAGTTTTCAAAGGAGTTTTACCTGTCAGCATCAACGATGATTTCCCCGAAGGGACAGGCATTAAGACTGTTTTACGCAAAAAGTCTGATAATATCATCAAGTTTAACAAGGTTAAAAACAACATTGAAAATATAATTTACAACGGCATTAGCGAAAAAGCATTTCCGGGATGTCAATTATGTGTAGTTAAAGATGGCGAGATGCTGATAAACAAGTCGTATGGCACAACCGATTACGTAAATAACATTAAGGTCGATAATAATCATTTGTACGATATTGCGAGTATTACCAAAATAATGGCTACAACGCTTGCTATGATGAAACTCTACGACCAAGGAGCATATAAATTGAATGATAAACTATCGTCGAAGTTGGATTTTTTGAAAGACACCAATCTTGAGGACATTACCTTTAAGCAGATATTGTCTCACAATTCGGGCTTACCGGCTTGGATAAATTTTTCTTACTTGGTTTTAATCGATGGAAAAATTGACACAACTGTCGTAAAAACTCGGTATTCGGAAGAATTTCCTGTAAAAGTTGCAGAAAATATGTTCGTTTCCAAAAATATCAAACAAATGATTTTCGACAGCATATTAAATAGCGAGCTCAAAAAAAAGGAATATCTGTACAGCGATTTGGGAATGATTTTACTTAAAGAATTTATTGAACTCAAGACCAATCAGCCTTTTGAAGAATATATGGCTGAAAACTTTTACGAGCCCTTAGAATTAAAACACACAACATTTTTGCCTTCCCAAACTCGAAAAAAATCTGAAATAGTACCTACCGAAAATGACACAATAATGCGAAAACAGGTGATTTGCGGAACCGTCCACGACCCGACAGCTGCCTTATTGGGCGGAGTTTCCGGGCATGCCGGCTTGTTTTCAAATGCTTCTGATGTTGCCGTTGTTATGCAAATGCTTTTGCAAGATGGCGAATATAACGGAGTGCAATTTATCAATCCTATTACTGTCAAGCAGTTTACAACAAGGTATTACAAAAAGAATAGGAGAGGCTTAGGTTTCGATATGCGACAAATTCCTGCAAAATCGGCGGGACCTGCATCGGAATTTGCGAGTATCGATAGTTTCGGTCATACTGGCTTTACAGGTACAATTACTTGGGCTGACCCTGAAAATAATCTGCTTGTGGTTTTTCTTTCAAATAGGGTTAATCCCTATCCTTCACCCAATAAGTTGGTATCTATGGGCATAAGGTCGAAAATACAAGACGAACTTTATAAAGCATTCAAATAA